A genomic region of Streptosporangium lutulentum contains the following coding sequences:
- a CDS encoding polysaccharide deacetylase family protein has protein sequence MRSSPHLTRIVVLANVVVVTVAVVGLLVLPRAEAPAPTPMAGRATSAPPAPAAPSPKPDLPSAELPPPVPATVEFARQVKANEAGMIPVLMYHRIVKKRRASIDRTPSQVRQEMEKLAKDDYVPITAREFVTGEINVPAGKHPVVLTFDDGHSGHFAFDAHDMPAKDTAVGIIYQVARKYPGFRPVATFWVNSRPFGLRNLDDQRHAVRWLTAHGFEVANHTWTHPSLAVLPKKKVAEQIVRMELLLKKLGLGPSETLALPFGAMPGKKSIVQSGTWDGGRFAFKGVFLAGAEPSASPFVTKFDWRAIQRIQSNGKKGECRKWCSQYWLEWLHRHPGERYTADGDPERISIPQGLRGNIRSQRRQQINAY, from the coding sequence GTGCGGAGTTCACCCCACCTCACGCGGATCGTCGTGCTCGCCAATGTCGTGGTCGTGACCGTGGCGGTGGTGGGGCTCCTCGTGCTCCCCCGGGCGGAGGCTCCGGCGCCGACCCCGATGGCCGGCAGGGCGACGAGCGCCCCGCCCGCGCCCGCGGCTCCCTCGCCGAAGCCCGACCTGCCCTCGGCCGAGCTGCCGCCGCCCGTTCCCGCCACCGTGGAGTTCGCGCGGCAGGTGAAGGCCAACGAGGCGGGGATGATCCCCGTGCTGATGTACCACCGGATCGTGAAGAAGCGGCGGGCCTCCATCGACCGCACGCCTTCCCAGGTGCGTCAGGAGATGGAGAAGCTGGCCAAGGACGACTACGTGCCGATCACCGCGCGGGAGTTCGTCACGGGGGAGATCAACGTTCCGGCGGGCAAGCACCCCGTCGTGCTGACCTTCGACGACGGGCACAGCGGCCATTTCGCGTTCGACGCGCACGACATGCCAGCGAAGGACACCGCGGTCGGGATCATCTACCAGGTCGCCAGGAAGTATCCGGGCTTCCGGCCCGTGGCCACCTTCTGGGTGAACAGCCGGCCGTTCGGCCTGCGGAACCTGGACGACCAGAGGCACGCCGTGCGGTGGCTGACCGCGCACGGCTTCGAGGTGGCCAACCACACCTGGACGCACCCCTCCCTGGCCGTCCTGCCGAAGAAGAAGGTCGCCGAGCAGATCGTCAGGATGGAACTGCTGCTGAAGAAACTCGGTCTCGGCCCCTCCGAGACGCTGGCGCTGCCCTTCGGGGCGATGCCGGGCAAGAAGTCCATCGTGCAGTCCGGCACGTGGGACGGGGGCCGGTTCGCGTTCAAGGGCGTCTTCCTGGCCGGCGCCGAGCCGTCGGCCTCGCCTTTCGTCACCAAGTTCGACTGGCGGGCCATCCAGCGGATCCAGAGCAACGGTAAAAAGGGCGAGTGCCGCAAGTGGTGCTCGCAATACTGGCTGGAGTGGCTGCACAGGCACCCCGGAGAGCGCTACACGGCGGACGGCGATCCCGAACGCATCTCCATCCCACAGGGGCTTCGGGGTAATATCAGGTCTCAGCGGAGGCAGCAGATCAACGCCTATTGA
- a CDS encoding amino acid ABC transporter ATP-binding protein codes for MAHAFEIRDLHKSFGRLEVLKGIDFAVDPGQVVCVIGPSGSGKSTLLRCVNLLEQPTSGKVFLEGVELTDRDVDIDAARRRVGMVFQQFNLFPHMTVLQNVMISQRRVLKRSRAEAERIARENLEKVGVADKSDSYPIQLSGGQQQRVAIARALAMSPDLMLFDEPTSALDPELVGDVLTVMRKLAEEGMTMLVVTHEMAFARDVADRVVFMDGGVIVEDGSAAQVIGDPKHERTKTFLRRVLDPTHTDI; via the coding sequence ATGGCCCATGCGTTCGAGATCCGCGACCTTCACAAGTCCTTCGGCAGGCTGGAGGTGCTCAAGGGGATCGACTTCGCGGTCGACCCCGGCCAGGTGGTCTGCGTCATCGGCCCGTCGGGGTCGGGCAAGTCCACGCTGCTGCGCTGCGTGAACCTGCTGGAGCAGCCCACGTCGGGCAAGGTGTTCCTGGAGGGCGTCGAGCTGACCGACCGCGACGTCGACATCGACGCCGCCCGTCGCCGGGTCGGCATGGTCTTCCAGCAGTTCAACCTGTTCCCGCACATGACCGTGCTGCAGAACGTGATGATCTCCCAGCGGCGGGTGCTGAAGCGGAGCAGGGCGGAGGCCGAGAGGATCGCCAGGGAGAACCTGGAGAAGGTCGGGGTCGCCGACAAGAGCGACTCCTATCCGATCCAGCTCTCCGGCGGCCAGCAGCAGCGCGTGGCCATCGCCAGGGCGCTGGCGATGAGCCCGGACCTGATGCTCTTCGACGAGCCCACCTCGGCGCTGGACCCCGAGCTGGTCGGCGACGTGCTCACGGTCATGCGCAAGCTGGCCGAGGAGGGGATGACCATGCTCGTGGTCACCCACGAGATGGCGTTCGCCAGGGACGTGGCCGACCGGGTGGTCTTCATGGACGGCGGTGTGATCGTCGAGGACGGTTCGGCCGCCCAGGTGATCGGCGACCCGAAGCACGAGCGCACGAAGACCTTCCTGCGCCGCGTGCTCGACCCGACGCACACCGACATCTGA
- a CDS encoding amino acid ABC transporter permease, protein MPPGRTKLSPRKKQQISRIIQYVVLVVVAVFLVTRIEWGPLGQNFAKSEVAAEMLPELFSVALLNTIIYSVGGFVFAFLLGLLFALMRLSSVRPYRWIAVAYIEIFRGLPAVLIFLFILFLPLALPGFEVPGGTYGQGILGLTIVGSAYMAETLRAGLQAVPKGQLEAARSLGMSYSRGMISIVIPQAVRIVIPPTTNQFVSLLKDSSLVLFLGVSGEYVELTKFGNDTASTYANATPLLVVGVTYLLVTIPLGYLASRLEKRQMKGR, encoded by the coding sequence GTGCCCCCCGGCAGGACCAAGCTCAGTCCGCGTAAGAAGCAGCAGATCAGCCGGATCATCCAGTACGTCGTGCTGGTGGTCGTGGCCGTCTTCCTCGTCACCCGCATCGAGTGGGGCCCTCTCGGCCAGAACTTCGCCAAGTCCGAAGTCGCGGCGGAGATGCTGCCGGAGCTGTTCTCGGTCGCGTTGCTCAACACGATCATCTATTCGGTGGGCGGTTTCGTCTTCGCCTTCCTGCTCGGCCTGCTGTTCGCGCTGATGCGGTTGTCGTCGGTGCGGCCGTACCGGTGGATCGCGGTCGCCTACATCGAGATCTTCCGGGGACTGCCCGCGGTCTTGATCTTCCTGTTCATCCTCTTCCTGCCGTTGGCGCTGCCCGGCTTCGAGGTGCCCGGCGGCACCTACGGCCAGGGCATCCTGGGACTGACCATCGTGGGATCGGCCTACATGGCCGAGACGCTCAGGGCGGGCCTGCAGGCGGTGCCCAAGGGGCAGCTGGAGGCGGCCCGCTCGCTGGGCATGTCCTACAGCCGGGGCATGATCTCCATCGTCATCCCGCAGGCCGTCCGCATCGTCATCCCGCCGACGACCAACCAGTTCGTGTCCCTGCTCAAGGACTCCTCGCTGGTGCTGTTCCTCGGCGTCTCCGGCGAGTACGTCGAGCTCACGAAGTTCGGCAACGACACGGCCTCGACCTACGCCAACGCCACACCCCTCCTGGTCGTCGGTGTGACGTACCTGCTCGTCACCATTCCGCTGGGCTATCTCGCGTCCAGGCTGGAGAAGCGTCAGATGAAGGGACGGTGA
- the polA gene encoding DNA polymerase I: MPKKEATPTRPCLLLLDGHSLAYRAFYALPEENFSTTTGQTTNAVYGFTSMLVNVLRDERPTHVAVCFDRSEPTFRHEEYSDYKANRSASPDSFRSQMSLIHEVLDALRVPHLSLAGYEADDLIATLATRAAGQDMNVLIVTGDRDALQLVDDRVTVLMTRVGISNMTRFTPEAVVEKYELTPAQYPDFAAIRGDSSDNLKNIPGVGEKTAAKWIREFGSLEELVNRVDEVKGKVGDKLRDHLDQVLMNRRLTQLIRDVPLEHEVSGLTVGASDREEINKILDTLEFRGEIRERLFKTLGSAEVPEGEGFEVEVATPGPDEVAAWLRALPEGRVGLAFKGAYGSGTGRIDSIAIAAPDDGTGARRAAFIDPAALTEADEKALRDWLGDASKAKDVHDAKGPMLALWAHGMELRGLACDTALAAYLAMPGQKSFPLEELVKVYLRRELRGEAEAGGQASLFDDDEGDDTARDLALRALAVRELADALEAFLEPRGGTYLLGDVELPLVTVLAELERAGIAADRDQLGGLESEFRAAVKQAVEAAHAAVGEQFSLNSPKQLQEILFVKLALPKTKKIKTGYSTDAGQLAWLATQTDHELPTIMLRHRDQDKLRTTVEGLIKEISDDGRIHTTFEQTVAATGRLSSKDPNLQNIPIRTSEGRRIRQGFVVGPGYETLLTADYSQIELRIMAHLSGDEALIASFESGHDFHRATAARVFDIAPEQVNGDMRAKIKAMNYGLAYGLSDFGLSAQLSIPVSEAKALKEEYFEEFGGVRDFLNAIVAQARNDGYTETILGRRRYLPDLNSDNRQRREMAERMALNAPIQGSAADIIKVAMLNVHGALKEAALGSRMLLQVHDELVFEVAPGELETLRELVTDRMNAAYSLRVPLVVSLGVGRTWEDAGH; the protein is encoded by the coding sequence GTGCCGAAGAAAGAAGCGACCCCCACTCGTCCGTGTCTCCTGTTGCTGGACGGGCATTCCCTGGCGTACAGGGCCTTCTATGCCCTCCCGGAGGAAAACTTCTCCACGACGACGGGTCAGACGACCAACGCGGTTTACGGGTTCACCTCGATGCTGGTCAACGTGCTCCGTGACGAGCGGCCCACACACGTGGCGGTCTGCTTCGACCGGTCGGAGCCGACGTTCCGGCACGAGGAGTACTCCGACTACAAGGCGAACCGGAGCGCGAGCCCCGACAGCTTCCGCAGCCAGATGAGCCTGATCCACGAGGTGCTCGACGCGTTGCGCGTCCCGCACCTGTCCCTGGCGGGATATGAGGCCGACGACCTGATCGCCACTCTCGCCACGCGGGCCGCCGGTCAGGACATGAACGTGCTGATCGTCACCGGCGACCGCGACGCGCTGCAGCTCGTCGACGATCGCGTCACGGTGCTGATGACCCGGGTCGGGATCAGCAACATGACCAGGTTCACCCCCGAGGCGGTGGTGGAGAAATACGAGCTCACCCCGGCCCAATATCCGGACTTCGCGGCCATTCGCGGCGATTCCAGTGACAACCTCAAGAACATCCCCGGCGTGGGGGAGAAGACCGCCGCCAAGTGGATCCGCGAGTTCGGCTCGCTGGAGGAGCTGGTCAACCGGGTCGACGAGGTCAAGGGCAAGGTCGGCGACAAGCTCCGCGACCATCTCGACCAGGTGCTGATGAACCGCCGCCTCACCCAGCTGATCCGTGACGTGCCGCTGGAGCACGAGGTCTCGGGCCTGACGGTCGGCGCGTCCGACCGCGAGGAGATCAACAAGATCCTCGACACGCTGGAGTTCCGGGGCGAGATCCGTGAGCGGCTGTTCAAGACGCTCGGCTCGGCGGAGGTCCCGGAGGGGGAGGGCTTCGAGGTCGAGGTCGCCACGCCGGGGCCCGACGAGGTGGCCGCGTGGCTGCGGGCGCTGCCCGAGGGCCGGGTGGGCCTGGCCTTCAAGGGTGCGTACGGCAGCGGCACCGGACGGATCGACAGCATCGCGATCGCCGCGCCGGACGACGGCACCGGCGCGCGCCGGGCCGCGTTCATCGACCCCGCCGCGCTGACCGAGGCCGACGAGAAGGCCCTGCGCGACTGGCTGGGCGACGCGTCGAAGGCCAAGGACGTGCACGACGCCAAGGGCCCGATGCTGGCGTTGTGGGCACACGGCATGGAGCTGCGCGGCCTCGCCTGCGACACCGCGCTGGCGGCCTACCTGGCGATGCCGGGGCAGAAGTCGTTCCCGCTGGAGGAGCTCGTCAAGGTCTATCTGCGGCGTGAGCTGCGCGGCGAGGCGGAGGCCGGGGGCCAGGCCAGCCTCTTCGACGACGATGAGGGCGACGACACGGCCCGCGACCTGGCGTTGAGGGCATTGGCCGTCCGGGAGCTCGCCGACGCCCTGGAGGCCTTCCTGGAGCCGCGTGGGGGCACTTATCTGCTGGGCGACGTGGAGTTGCCGCTGGTCACCGTGCTGGCCGAGCTGGAGCGGGCCGGGATCGCCGCGGACCGCGACCAGCTCGGCGGCCTGGAGTCGGAGTTCCGCGCCGCGGTGAAGCAGGCCGTCGAGGCGGCGCACGCCGCCGTGGGCGAGCAGTTCAGCCTGAACTCGCCCAAGCAGCTCCAGGAGATCCTGTTCGTCAAGCTCGCGCTGCCCAAGACCAAGAAGATCAAGACCGGTTACAGCACCGACGCCGGCCAGCTGGCCTGGCTGGCCACGCAGACCGACCACGAGCTCCCGACGATCATGTTGCGTCACCGTGACCAGGACAAGCTGCGCACCACGGTCGAGGGCCTGATCAAGGAGATCTCCGACGACGGGCGGATCCACACCACGTTCGAGCAGACGGTGGCGGCCACCGGGCGGCTCAGCTCGAAGGACCCCAACCTGCAGAACATCCCGATCCGCACCTCCGAGGGCCGCCGGATCCGGCAGGGCTTCGTGGTGGGGCCCGGCTACGAGACCCTGCTGACCGCCGACTACAGCCAGATCGAGCTGCGGATCATGGCCCACCTGTCCGGGGACGAGGCGCTGATCGCGTCCTTCGAGTCGGGGCACGACTTCCACAGGGCCACCGCGGCGCGGGTCTTCGACATCGCCCCCGAGCAGGTCAACGGGGACATGCGGGCCAAGATCAAGGCGATGAACTACGGCCTGGCCTACGGTCTGTCCGACTTCGGGCTGTCGGCGCAGCTCAGCATCCCGGTGTCGGAGGCCAAGGCGCTCAAGGAGGAGTACTTCGAGGAGTTCGGCGGGGTCCGCGACTTCCTCAACGCGATCGTCGCCCAGGCCAGGAACGACGGCTACACCGAGACGATCCTGGGCCGCCGCCGCTACCTTCCCGACCTGAACAGCGACAACAGGCAGCGCAGGGAGATGGCCGAGCGGATGGCGCTCAACGCGCCGATCCAGGGTTCGGCGGCCGACATCATCAAGGTCGCGATGCTCAACGTGCACGGCGCGCTGAAGGAGGCGGCGCTGGGCTCCCGGATGCTGCTCCAGGTTCACGACGAACTCGTGTTCGAGGTGGCCCCGGGGGAGCTGGAGACCCTGCGCGAACTGGTCACCGACCGGATGAACGCCGCCTACTCCCTGCGCGTCCCGCTGGTGGTCTCCCTGGGCGTCGGCCGCACCTGGGAGGACGCCGGGCACTGA
- a CDS encoding DUF4352 domain-containing protein, giving the protein MRNPLILFTGAIMASAVLTGCTGTGPAKSAAPTPAPTPTYELPPRPVRPGERPVDARPVNDGDTRFQVIGLQTGLSGFFGSHAEWQAKGQYVVVRIIVENPGRTNSRFQAKRQKLITTDGAAHSVDDFTQAIKRQPDTLPVGAEVKVEMDLWFDIPKEAKVSAIRLFGDPPLGSSAATDGAEVPLS; this is encoded by the coding sequence GTGCGCAACCCCCTAATCCTGTTCACCGGTGCCATCATGGCCTCCGCCGTCCTGACCGGCTGCACCGGAACAGGGCCGGCGAAATCCGCAGCCCCCACCCCCGCCCCCACCCCGACCTACGAGCTGCCGCCCCGCCCGGTACGGCCCGGCGAGCGTCCCGTCGACGCCCGGCCCGTGAACGACGGCGACACCCGATTCCAGGTCATCGGCCTGCAGACGGGCCTGAGCGGCTTCTTCGGCAGCCACGCCGAATGGCAGGCCAAGGGCCAGTACGTGGTCGTGCGGATCATCGTGGAGAACCCCGGGCGCACCAACTCCCGGTTTCAGGCCAAACGGCAGAAACTCATCACGACCGACGGCGCGGCCCACAGCGTCGACGACTTCACCCAGGCCATCAAGCGCCAGCCCGACACACTCCCCGTCGGCGCCGAGGTCAAGGTCGAGATGGACCTGTGGTTCGACATCCCCAAGGAGGCCAAGGTCTCCGCGATCCGGCTGTTCGGCGACCCTCCCCTCGGCTCCAGCGCCGCCACCGACGGCGCCGAGGTGCCCCTGTCCTGA
- a CDS encoding PaaI family thioesterase, with protein MGIEITEATPARVVGRMPVEGNIQPYGLLHGGASCVLAETLGSTGAAIHAGPGRIAVGIEINATHHRSATSGYVTGVATQVHGGRTIATYHIEITDERGRLVCTSRLTCMLRDI; from the coding sequence ATGGGCATCGAGATCACCGAGGCGACCCCGGCACGGGTGGTCGGCCGGATGCCGGTCGAGGGCAACATCCAGCCGTACGGACTGCTGCACGGCGGCGCCTCATGCGTGCTCGCCGAGACCCTGGGCTCGACCGGCGCGGCGATCCACGCGGGCCCCGGGCGCATCGCCGTGGGCATCGAGATCAACGCCACCCACCATCGCTCGGCCACCTCCGGGTACGTCACCGGCGTGGCCACCCAGGTGCACGGGGGCCGGACCATCGCCACCTACCACATCGAGATCACCGACGAGCGGGGCCGCCTGGTGTGCACCTCACGCCTCACCTGCATGCTCCGCGACATCTGA
- a CDS encoding ABC transporter substrate-binding protein, producing MGLSFVSRRALAVGAVAVAGVLGLSACGGGSTTTASSGDGASSSAPAAAAGPKLVTPGKLTTCTNLPYEPFEFKEGDKTVGFDVDIVDLAAKKLGLTQEIVDIDFAVIKSGAAMATGKCDVAAAGMSITPARQANIDFSVPYFDATQALLVKKGVTAKTLEEVKAQNLKLGAQASTTGLDEAKKAGLDPKEFADSPKELLGLQSGQVDVIIQDLPVVLTWLKKPDIAAGFELAGSLDTGEQYGIGLKKGADPILLKTINDAITTAKSDGTYDQIFMKWFGKKPGELG from the coding sequence GTGGGCCTGAGTTTTGTTTCCCGTCGCGCGCTCGCGGTGGGTGCGGTGGCCGTCGCCGGCGTGCTCGGCCTGTCGGCCTGCGGCGGTGGCTCCACCACCACCGCGAGTTCGGGCGACGGTGCCTCGTCGAGCGCCCCCGCGGCCGCCGCCGGTCCCAAGCTGGTCACTCCCGGCAAGCTGACCACCTGCACGAACCTTCCGTATGAGCCCTTCGAGTTCAAGGAGGGCGACAAGACCGTCGGCTTCGACGTCGACATCGTCGACCTGGCGGCCAAGAAGCTCGGTCTGACGCAGGAGATCGTCGACATCGACTTCGCCGTCATCAAGAGCGGCGCGGCGATGGCCACGGGCAAGTGCGACGTCGCGGCCGCCGGCATGAGCATCACGCCCGCGCGCCAGGCGAACATCGACTTCTCGGTTCCCTACTTCGACGCCACCCAGGCGCTGCTGGTCAAGAAGGGCGTGACGGCCAAGACGCTGGAGGAGGTCAAGGCCCAGAACCTCAAGCTCGGCGCCCAGGCCTCGACCACGGGCCTTGACGAGGCCAAGAAGGCGGGGCTCGACCCGAAGGAGTTCGCCGACTCTCCCAAGGAACTGCTCGGTCTGCAGTCCGGCCAGGTCGACGTGATCATCCAGGACCTGCCCGTCGTCCTGACCTGGCTGAAGAAGCCGGACATCGCCGCCGGCTTCGAGCTGGCCGGCAGTCTGGACACCGGTGAGCAGTACGGCATCGGCCTGAAGAAGGGCGCCGACCCGATCCTGCTCAAGACCATCAATGACGCGATCACGACGGCCAAGTCGGACGGCACGTACGACCAGATCTTCATGAAGTGGTTCGGCAAGAAGCCCGGCGAGCTCGGCTGA
- a CDS encoding ABC transporter ATP-binding protein, which translates to MLLEVKDIHVHYGKIEALKGISVEVNEGEIVTLIGANGAGKTTTLKTISGLRGLSSGSISFDGKDISKMPGHQRVVAGLGQAPEGRGVFPGMTVHDNLLMGAYTRSGDFAADLAEVYELFPRLAERRTQMGGTMSGGEQQMLAIGRALMAKPKVLLLDEPSMGLAPLLVQQIFSIIAEINRRGTTVLLVEQNAQQALKLAHRAYVLETGTVVKSAPADELLNDPAVQAAYLGGAVTHEVSEEQA; encoded by the coding sequence ATGCTTCTTGAGGTCAAGGACATCCATGTCCACTACGGCAAGATCGAGGCGCTCAAGGGCATCTCGGTCGAGGTGAACGAGGGCGAGATCGTCACGCTCATCGGGGCGAACGGGGCGGGCAAGACCACGACCCTGAAGACGATCTCGGGTCTGCGTGGCCTGTCGTCGGGGAGCATCTCCTTCGACGGCAAGGACATCAGCAAGATGCCCGGTCATCAGCGGGTCGTCGCGGGTCTGGGCCAGGCGCCCGAGGGCCGGGGCGTCTTCCCCGGTATGACGGTGCACGACAACCTGCTCATGGGCGCCTACACGCGTTCGGGTGACTTCGCCGCTGATCTGGCGGAGGTCTACGAGCTGTTCCCGCGGCTGGCCGAGCGCAGGACCCAGATGGGCGGGACGATGTCCGGCGGTGAGCAGCAGATGCTCGCCATCGGCCGCGCGCTGATGGCCAAGCCGAAGGTGCTGCTGCTGGACGAGCCGTCGATGGGTCTGGCGCCGCTGCTGGTGCAGCAGATCTTCTCCATCATCGCGGAGATCAACCGTCGTGGCACCACGGTGCTGCTGGTGGAGCAGAACGCCCAGCAGGCGCTCAAGCTGGCTCATCGGGCCTACGTCCTGGAGACCGGGACGGTGGTCAAGAGCGCGCCCGCCGACGAGTTGCTCAATGATCCCGCCGTGCAGGCCGCCTACCTCGGTGGGGCTGTCACGCACGAGGTGTCGGAGGAGCAGGCGTAG
- a CDS encoding GNAT family N-acetyltransferase, translating into MIVIERAEPGDAGEILTVQRAAYVGEAQLYGDPFIPPLVESAAQIRKAVETATVLVARDTGRIVGAIRGRLSGTTCMVGRLVVAPDVQGRGLGGTLLTALHDEVVSALAFDLFTGHLSEGNLRLYRRHGYRETRRERMSDHLTLVHMRRQL; encoded by the coding sequence GTGATCGTGATCGAGCGGGCGGAGCCCGGGGACGCGGGCGAGATCCTGACCGTGCAGCGTGCCGCCTACGTGGGCGAGGCTCAGCTCTACGGGGATCCGTTCATCCCCCCGCTGGTGGAGTCGGCCGCGCAGATCCGCAAGGCCGTCGAGACGGCGACGGTGCTCGTCGCCCGCGACACCGGGCGGATCGTGGGCGCGATCCGGGGGCGGCTGTCCGGCACGACCTGCATGGTCGGCCGCCTGGTGGTCGCGCCGGACGTTCAGGGGCGGGGTCTCGGCGGCACGCTGCTGACGGCCCTTCACGACGAGGTCGTCTCGGCCCTGGCGTTCGACCTGTTCACCGGGCACCTGTCGGAGGGCAATCTGCGGCTCTACCGCCGTCACGGCTACCGTGAGACCCGCAGGGAGCGGATGAGCGACCACCTGACCCTGGTCCACATGCGCCGGCAGTTGTAG
- the rpsA gene encoding 30S ribosomal protein S1, with protein sequence MTSSTEATSSTPQVAVNDIGSEEDFLAAIDLTIKYFNDGDIVEGTVVKVDRDEVLLDIGYKTEGVIPSRELSIKHDVDPADVVEVGEHVEALVLQKEDKEGRLILSKKRAQYERAWGTIEKIKDEDGIVTGTVIEVVKGGLILDIGLRGFLPASLVEMRRVRDLQPYVGRELEAKIIELDKNRNNVVLSRRAWLEQTQSEVRQTFLNTLQKGQVRKGVVSSIVNFGAFVDLGGVDGLVHVSELSWKHIDHPSEVVEVGQEVTVEVLDVDMERERVSLSLKATQEDPWQQFARTHQIGQVVPGRVTKLVPFGAFVRVEEGIEGLVHISELAERHVEIPEQVVQVGDEIFVKIIDIDLERRRISLSLKQANEGAIGTDVEFDPTLYGMAATYDDSGNYIYPEGFDSETGEWLDGFDKQREEWERQYAEAQTRFEAHKKQVEEARKAEAEAGEAAPTSYSGETPAPGASSGSGSTTSSSSSSAPAAGALASDEALAALREKLAGGQS encoded by the coding sequence ATGACGAGCAGCACTGAGGCCACCTCGAGCACCCCGCAGGTAGCGGTCAACGACATCGGCTCCGAGGAAGACTTCCTCGCAGCGATCGACCTGACCATCAAGTACTTCAACGACGGCGACATCGTCGAGGGCACCGTCGTCAAGGTCGATCGAGACGAAGTTTTGCTCGACATCGGCTACAAGACCGAGGGTGTCATCCCCTCGCGCGAGCTCTCGATCAAGCACGATGTCGACCCGGCGGACGTCGTCGAGGTTGGCGAGCACGTCGAGGCCCTGGTTCTCCAGAAGGAGGACAAGGAAGGCCGCCTGATCCTGTCCAAGAAGCGCGCTCAGTACGAGCGGGCCTGGGGCACGATCGAGAAGATCAAGGACGAGGACGGTATCGTCACCGGCACCGTCATCGAGGTGGTCAAGGGTGGTCTCATCCTCGACATCGGCCTCCGTGGCTTCCTCCCGGCCTCCCTGGTCGAGATGCGTCGCGTCCGTGACCTTCAGCCGTACGTGGGCCGTGAGCTCGAGGCGAAGATCATAGAGCTGGACAAGAACCGCAACAACGTGGTTCTCTCCCGCCGCGCCTGGCTTGAGCAGACCCAGTCCGAGGTGCGCCAGACGTTCCTCAACACCCTGCAGAAGGGTCAGGTCCGCAAGGGCGTCGTCTCCTCGATCGTCAACTTCGGTGCCTTCGTGGACCTGGGCGGCGTCGACGGTCTGGTTCACGTCTCCGAGCTCTCCTGGAAGCACATCGACCACCCCTCCGAGGTTGTCGAGGTCGGCCAGGAGGTCACCGTCGAGGTTCTCGACGTCGACATGGAGCGCGAGCGCGTCTCCCTGTCGCTCAAGGCGACGCAGGAAGACCCCTGGCAGCAGTTCGCTCGCACCCACCAGATCGGTCAGGTCGTGCCCGGTCGCGTCACCAAGCTGGTGCCGTTCGGTGCGTTCGTCCGCGTCGAGGAGGGCATCGAGGGCCTGGTTCACATCTCCGAGCTGGCCGAGCGCCACGTCGAGATCCCCGAGCAGGTCGTCCAGGTCGGTGACGAGATCTTCGTGAAGATCATCGACATCGACCTCGAGCGTCGCCGGATCTCGCTGTCGCTCAAGCAGGCGAACGAGGGTGCCATCGGAACCGACGTCGAGTTCGACCCCACGCTGTACGGCATGGCGGCGACCTACGACGACTCGGGCAACTACATCTACCCCGAGGGCTTCGACTCGGAGACCGGTGAGTGGCTCGACGGCTTCGACAAGCAGCGTGAGGAGTGGGAGCGGCAGTACGCCGAGGCTCAGACCCGCTTCGAGGCTCACAAGAAGCAGGTCGAGGAGGCCCGCAAGGCCGAGGCCGAGGCCGGCGAAGCCGCGCCCACGTCCTACTCCGGTGAGACCCCGGCCCCCGGCGCGAGCTCCGGTTCGGGTTCCACGACCAGCTCCAGCAGCTCCTCCGCTCCGGCGGCGGGCGCTCTCGCCTCCGACGAGGCTCTCGCCGCTCTGCGCGAGAAGCTCGCGGGCGGCCAGAGCTGA